A single window of Bordetella genomosp. 11 DNA harbors:
- a CDS encoding ABC transporter substrate-binding protein, with protein sequence MGSIRWLWVIAALCAAALAGCGQESPINSPYPSGAEKDNTLYTAFTRNSPKYLDPASSYSVDETPFTYNVYEPLYGYDYLARPYKLVPRAAASIAPPTYLDAQGHVLPQDAPGETIAESVYEIPIRPGIRFQPHPAFARNPDGSYVYYPLRPGELDDKSAIPDFSQTGTRELTADDYVYAFRRLASPRLVSPIYSLMADYVVGMKEYGDRLKAQDQAARAKLPPQERDLPWLDLRQVGFDGVTAPDPHTLRIRIKGKYPQFKYWLAMTFTAPVPWEAERFYSQPGMATRNLSLNTWPVGTGPYMMVESLQNRRHVLARNPNFHGEPYPCDGEPADRAAGRLDDCGKPTPFIDRVVFSIEKESTPLSGKFMQGYYDIPQLERGEYGVAMLVAAGDSAEKAARYREHGIQLPTTVETQNWYMGFNWNDPVVGKGDTPERQERNRKLRQAISIAFDWEEYVAIFENSQAAVAYGPVPPGVLGYKPAPEGINPVVYDVVDGKPVRKSIEVAKKLLAEAGYPGGRDAATGEPLVLHYDAMTGMGANPMFDWMRRQLDKLGVQLDVRSTDYSRFQDKMRRGTAQMFFWGWNADYPDAENFLFLLYGPNAKVASGGENASNYVNPEFDKLFDQMKFLDDGPRKAAIIDRMVAIVQRDAPWMFGYFPMSGGAYQQWVGNAKPTQMVRNTLQYMKLDTALRVRKIDEWNRPRWWPLVLLAALAVLAIWPSYRAMRRREKQTAFGDRAGSSSGEPT encoded by the coding sequence ATGGGGAGCATCAGGTGGCTTTGGGTCATCGCGGCGCTGTGCGCGGCCGCGCTGGCTGGCTGCGGGCAGGAAAGCCCGATCAATAGCCCTTATCCGTCGGGCGCGGAAAAGGACAACACGCTGTATACGGCCTTTACCCGTAATTCTCCCAAGTACCTGGATCCGGCCAGTTCGTATTCGGTCGATGAAACGCCCTTCACCTACAACGTCTACGAGCCGCTGTACGGCTACGATTACCTCGCCCGTCCGTACAAGCTGGTTCCCCGCGCGGCGGCGAGCATCGCGCCACCCACCTATCTGGATGCCCAGGGGCATGTGCTGCCGCAGGATGCGCCGGGCGAGACCATCGCCGAAAGCGTCTACGAAATCCCCATCCGCCCCGGTATCCGCTTCCAGCCGCATCCGGCCTTCGCGCGCAATCCCGACGGCAGCTACGTGTACTACCCGCTGCGGCCGGGGGAGCTCGACGATAAGTCGGCGATCCCGGATTTTTCGCAGACCGGCACGCGCGAGCTGACGGCGGACGATTACGTCTATGCCTTCCGGCGCCTGGCCAGCCCCCGCCTGGTATCGCCCATCTATTCGCTGATGGCCGATTACGTGGTGGGCATGAAGGAATACGGCGACCGCCTCAAGGCGCAGGACCAGGCCGCGCGCGCCAAGCTGCCTCCGCAGGAGCGCGATCTGCCCTGGCTGGACCTGCGGCAGGTCGGCTTCGACGGCGTGACGGCCCCCGACCCGCATACGCTGCGCATCCGCATCAAGGGAAAGTATCCGCAGTTCAAGTATTGGCTGGCGATGACCTTTACCGCGCCGGTGCCCTGGGAGGCTGAACGCTTTTACAGCCAGCCCGGGATGGCGACGCGCAATCTGTCCTTGAATACCTGGCCGGTGGGGACGGGCCCCTACATGATGGTGGAGTCGCTGCAGAACCGGCGCCATGTGCTGGCGCGCAATCCGAACTTCCATGGCGAGCCCTATCCCTGCGACGGCGAGCCGGCCGACCGCGCCGCCGGCCGGCTGGACGATTGCGGCAAGCCGACGCCCTTCATCGATCGCGTGGTGTTCAGCATCGAAAAGGAATCGACACCGCTCAGCGGCAAGTTCATGCAGGGCTACTACGATATTCCCCAGCTCGAGCGCGGCGAATACGGCGTGGCGATGCTGGTGGCGGCGGGCGATTCCGCCGAGAAGGCGGCGCGCTACCGCGAGCACGGGATCCAGCTGCCGACCACGGTGGAAACGCAGAACTGGTACATGGGCTTCAATTGGAACGATCCCGTCGTCGGCAAGGGGGATACCCCGGAACGGCAGGAGCGCAATCGCAAGCTGCGCCAGGCCATCAGTATCGCCTTCGACTGGGAAGAGTACGTCGCGATCTTCGAGAATAGCCAGGCGGCGGTGGCATACGGTCCCGTCCCGCCCGGCGTGCTGGGATACAAGCCCGCGCCGGAAGGCATCAATCCGGTCGTCTATGACGTGGTGGACGGCAAGCCGGTGCGCAAGTCCATCGAAGTGGCGAAGAAGCTCCTGGCCGAAGCCGGCTATCCGGGCGGCCGCGACGCGGCAACGGGCGAGCCGCTGGTGTTGCACTACGACGCCATGACCGGCATGGGCGCCAACCCGATGTTCGACTGGATGCGCCGCCAGCTCGACAAACTGGGCGTGCAGCTGGATGTGCGCTCCACCGACTACAGCAGGTTCCAGGACAAGATGCGGCGCGGCACGGCACAGATGTTCTTCTGGGGCTGGAATGCCGATTATCCCGATGCGGAAAATTTCCTTTTCCTGCTGTACGGCCCCAATGCCAAGGTGGCATCGGGCGGGGAGAACGCCTCGAACTACGTGAATCCCGAATTCGACAAGCTGTTCGACCAGATGAAGTTCCTGGACGACGGGCCGCGGAAGGCGGCCATCATCGACCGCATGGTCGCCATCGTCCAGCGCGACGCGCCCTGGATGTTCGGCTACTTCCCGATGTCCGGGGGCGCATACCAGCAATGGGTGGGCAACGCCAAGCCGACGCAGATGGTGCGCAACACCCTGCAGTACATGAAGCTGGATACCGCCCTGCGGGTCAGGAAGATAGACGAATGGAACCGGCCGCGGTGGTGGCCGCTGGTGCTGCTGGCGGCGCTGGCCGTGCTGGCGATCTGGCCTTCGTACCGCGCCATGCGACGGCGTGAAAAGCAGACGGCGTTCGGCGATCGCGCAGGATCGTCGTCCGGGGAGCCCACATGA
- a CDS encoding magnesium and cobalt transport protein CorA — protein sequence MQDPESKPAAGPAAAQGAGGEYNGEVVASISYVKGRRDQAVPIEQIHSYVGQSERLLWLGVRNPHPDLLIRVGEELRLGPKAMEEILEPHKRPKIIDYGNVVLVVAVTLEVDGDRPLFGETQLIIGDGFLFTIRRGSTAPYSALRERLEGAPDLLARGSDYIASELLDFLVDRYVQGVTRLEGVVENAEQKLLIRGAKDTDIRRLYRQRRDLLRIHNAIAPMSEICRRLARVEMTAIDEHARPYFAEVADRVMRIDELVAALRDALAFAFEASLMIGQSQQNDTTRRLASWAAILAVPTAVAGIYGMNFEHMPELHWLYGYPATLGGIALACGLLYWRFRRAGWL from the coding sequence ATGCAGGATCCCGAATCCAAACCGGCCGCCGGTCCCGCTGCGGCCCAGGGCGCGGGCGGTGAGTACAACGGCGAGGTCGTCGCATCGATCTCGTATGTGAAAGGCCGCCGCGACCAGGCCGTGCCCATCGAGCAGATCCATTCCTATGTAGGACAGTCGGAACGCTTGCTGTGGCTGGGCGTGCGCAATCCCCATCCCGATCTGCTGATACGCGTGGGTGAAGAGCTGCGACTGGGGCCGAAGGCGATGGAGGAAATCCTGGAGCCGCACAAGCGCCCGAAGATCATCGATTACGGCAATGTCGTGCTGGTGGTCGCGGTCACGCTCGAGGTGGACGGCGATCGGCCGCTGTTCGGCGAAACGCAGTTGATCATCGGCGACGGCTTTCTGTTCACCATACGGCGCGGCTCCACGGCGCCCTACAGCGCGCTGCGCGAACGGCTGGAAGGCGCGCCGGATCTGCTGGCGCGCGGTAGCGACTACATCGCGTCAGAACTGCTGGATTTCCTTGTGGACCGTTACGTTCAGGGCGTGACGCGGCTGGAAGGCGTGGTGGAGAACGCCGAACAGAAGCTTTTGATACGCGGGGCGAAAGATACCGATATCCGGCGGCTGTACCGGCAGCGGCGCGACCTGCTGCGCATACACAACGCCATCGCTCCGATGTCGGAGATCTGCCGGCGCCTGGCGCGCGTGGAGATGACGGCCATCGACGAGCATGCCCGGCCATACTTCGCCGAGGTGGCCGACCGCGTCATGCGGATCGATGAACTGGTGGCCGCGCTGCGCGATGCGCTGGCATTCGCTTTCGAAGCGAGCCTGATGATCGGCCAGTCGCAGCAGAACGATACGACCCGCAGGCTGGCGTCCTGGGCGGCCATCCTGGCCGTGCCGACGGCGGTCGCGGGCATTTATGGAATGAATTTCGAACACATGCCAGAGTTGCACTGGCTGTATGGATACCCGGCGACGCTGGGGGGCATCGCCCTGGCGTGCGGGTTGTTGTATTGGCGGTTTCGGAGAGCAGGGTGGTTGTAA
- a CDS encoding thermonuclease family protein gives MGASRAVIAAVAAMASVGVAYCSSSRGPAGAAHPGYTLEGRIVRVADGDTVTLLGTNNRQYKIRLASIDAPETGHGKDKPGQPYAQASRRNLESLVAGRTLTARCYEQDRYGRDVCDLPAEGGETANRRQVEAGYAWANTVRHGEYLRDASLPALERAAREGRKGIWAQPGAVAPWVWRFECWNERKCAVAGQAAP, from the coding sequence ATGGGGGCCTCGCGCGCCGTTATCGCAGCGGTCGCTGCGATGGCCAGTGTGGGTGTGGCGTATTGCTCGTCGTCGCGCGGGCCGGCGGGGGCCGCGCATCCAGGCTACACGCTGGAAGGACGGATCGTGCGTGTCGCCGACGGCGATACGGTGACCCTGCTGGGAACGAACAACAGGCAGTACAAGATCCGCCTGGCAAGCATCGACGCCCCCGAAACCGGGCATGGCAAGGACAAGCCGGGACAGCCTTACGCACAGGCGTCGCGGCGCAATCTGGAAAGCCTCGTGGCCGGCCGTACGCTGACGGCCCGCTGCTACGAGCAGGACCGCTACGGCAGGGACGTCTGCGACCTGCCCGCGGAAGGCGGCGAGACCGCCAACCGCCGGCAGGTGGAAGCCGGCTATGCCTGGGCCAATACCGTGCGCCACGGCGAATACCTGCGCGACGCGTCGCTGCCGGCGCTGGAGCGCGCGGCGCGCGAGGGCCGCAAGGGCATCTGGGCGCAGCCGGGGGCGGTGGCTCCCTGGGTGTGGCGCTTCGAATGCTGGAATGAACGCAAATGCGCGGTGGCGGGCCAGGCGGCGCCGTGA
- a CDS encoding TRAP transporter large permease, whose protein sequence is MPGTRTQAGGTGGAAAGLTWVAGADAALGWLVEIPAAMLVVAEIVVLFAGIVARYVFHAPLVWSDELASILFLWLAMLGAVVAFRRGEHMRMTALVNRASPVARAFLDVVAVASALAFLLMIAMPGYEYAIEEQYVTTPALEISNIWRAAALPVGTALMILIALLRLASRGAWKATVGAVALVAAIVAAMTALQPVFASLGNGNLVVFFVVIVAACVFAGVPIAFCFGLATFGYLALTTGTPMMVVVGRMDEGMSHLILLAVPMFVFLGLLIEMTGMAERMVGFLASLLGHVRGGLSYVLIGAMYLVSGISGAKAADMAAVAPVLFPEMRKRGASEGELVALLSATGAQTETIPPSLVLITIGSVTGVSITALFTGGLLPGLVLGLMLCFVVWRRNRHENAGTVARATRAEILRALVVALPALALPFVIRAAVVEGVATATEVSTIGIVYSALIGLLVYRRFDCKRLWPMLVDTASLSGAILLIIGAATGMAWALTQSGFSHQLADMMAKLPGGAVTFLAVSIVAFVILGSVLEGIPAIVLFGPLLFPIARQIGVHEVHYAMVVILAMGIGLFAPPFGVGYYAACAISRVAPDRGMRAIVGYLVSIAIGLVIVAAIPWLSIGFLK, encoded by the coding sequence ATGCCGGGCACGCGCACGCAGGCCGGCGGAACCGGCGGCGCGGCCGCGGGCCTTACCTGGGTTGCCGGGGCCGATGCCGCGCTGGGCTGGCTGGTGGAGATTCCGGCGGCCATGCTGGTGGTCGCGGAAATCGTCGTGCTGTTCGCCGGCATCGTGGCACGCTACGTCTTTCACGCGCCCCTGGTGTGGTCGGACGAACTGGCCTCCATCCTGTTCCTGTGGCTGGCCATGCTGGGCGCCGTGGTGGCATTCCGCCGTGGCGAACACATGCGCATGACGGCACTGGTGAACCGCGCATCCCCGGTGGCGCGCGCCTTCCTGGACGTAGTGGCCGTCGCCAGCGCGTTGGCGTTCCTGCTGATGATCGCCATGCCGGGCTACGAGTACGCCATCGAGGAACAGTACGTCACCACGCCCGCCCTGGAAATTTCCAACATCTGGCGCGCCGCGGCGCTGCCGGTGGGCACCGCGCTGATGATCCTGATCGCCTTGCTGCGGCTGGCGAGCCGCGGCGCATGGAAGGCGACCGTGGGCGCGGTTGCGCTGGTGGCCGCCATCGTCGCCGCGATGACGGCGCTGCAGCCGGTGTTCGCGTCGCTGGGCAATGGCAACCTGGTGGTGTTTTTCGTTGTGATCGTGGCCGCCTGCGTGTTCGCCGGCGTGCCTATCGCATTCTGCTTCGGACTGGCCACTTTCGGCTACCTCGCCTTGACGACCGGGACGCCGATGATGGTGGTCGTCGGGCGCATGGACGAAGGCATGTCGCATCTGATCCTGCTGGCGGTGCCGATGTTCGTCTTCCTGGGCCTGCTGATCGAAATGACGGGCATGGCCGAGCGCATGGTGGGCTTCCTCGCCAGCCTGCTGGGCCATGTGCGCGGGGGCCTGTCGTACGTGCTGATCGGCGCGATGTATCTGGTGTCGGGCATCTCCGGCGCCAAGGCCGCTGATATGGCGGCGGTCGCGCCGGTGCTGTTTCCCGAAATGCGCAAGCGCGGCGCCAGCGAAGGCGAGCTGGTCGCGTTGCTGTCGGCGACGGGTGCCCAGACCGAAACCATACCGCCCAGCCTGGTGCTGATCACCATCGGGTCTGTGACCGGCGTATCCATCACCGCGCTGTTCACGGGCGGCCTGCTGCCGGGCCTGGTGCTGGGTTTGATGCTTTGCTTCGTGGTATGGCGCCGCAACCGCCATGAAAACGCCGGCACGGTCGCGCGCGCGACGCGCGCGGAGATCCTGCGCGCGCTGGTGGTGGCCCTGCCGGCCCTGGCGCTGCCCTTCGTGATCCGCGCGGCGGTCGTCGAAGGCGTGGCCACCGCCACGGAGGTCTCGACCATCGGCATCGTCTATTCCGCCCTGATCGGCTTGCTGGTGTACCGGCGTTTCGATTGCAAGCGCCTGTGGCCCATGCTGGTCGATACCGCGAGCCTGTCCGGCGCCATCCTGCTGATCATAGGCGCGGCCACCGGCATGGCCTGGGCGCTGACGCAATCGGGTTTTTCGCACCAGCTGGCCGATATGATGGCGAAGCTGCCCGGCGGCGCGGTGACCTTCCTGGCGGTATCCATCGTCGCCTTCGTGATTTTGGGCAGCGTGCTCGAAGGTATCCCGGCCATCGTGCTGTTCGGCCCCTTGTTGTTCCCCATCGCCAGGCAGATCGGCGTGCACGAGGTCCACTACGCCATGGTGGTGATATTGGCGATGGGCATCGGCCTGTTCGCCCCGCCCTTCGGGGTGGGATATTACGCCGCGTGCGCCATCAGCCGCGTGGCGCCGGACCGCGGCATGCGCGCCATCGTGGGCTACCTGGTTTCCATCGCCATCGGCCTGGTCATCGTCGCGGCCATACCCTGGCTGTCCATTGGATTCCTGAAGTAA
- a CDS encoding DUF72 domain-containing protein: MHFPSGQRAAQPAAGFPGAPSILVGTASWTDPTLLACGRFYPPGTADAQARLRYYAAHFPIAEVDSSYYALPSARHAHAWATRTPPDFVFNIKAFRLFTGHQTPLAALDTDLQDALRHNAGDVCFIDQLPREVVDEAWRRFVFALEPLRMSGKLGAVHFQFPRWIKPDTRGRARVADCVARLEDHVASVEFRHRAWFEGAEATSTLDFLRQLRAVHTVVDAPTASEDSVPAIWETTRDDLALVRMHGRNAAAWMSSGSASSSRFNYEYSVAELEEMARRVRQLAQRVRKTHVILNTNFEDQGMRNAQGLMQALQRALP, translated from the coding sequence ATGCATTTCCCATCCGGGCAGCGGGCAGCCCAGCCTGCCGCCGGCTTTCCGGGCGCACCGTCCATCCTGGTCGGTACCGCGTCCTGGACGGATCCGACCCTGCTGGCGTGCGGCCGCTTCTATCCACCCGGCACCGCCGACGCACAGGCGCGACTGCGTTACTACGCGGCCCACTTCCCGATTGCCGAAGTGGACTCCAGCTATTACGCCCTGCCCTCCGCGCGCCATGCCCATGCCTGGGCGACGCGCACGCCGCCGGACTTCGTTTTCAACATCAAGGCATTCCGCCTGTTTACCGGTCACCAGACGCCTTTGGCCGCGCTGGATACCGACCTGCAGGATGCCTTGCGCCACAATGCCGGCGACGTCTGCTTCATCGATCAGTTGCCGCGCGAGGTCGTCGATGAAGCGTGGCGCCGCTTCGTCTTCGCGCTGGAACCCCTGCGCATGTCGGGCAAACTGGGCGCCGTGCATTTCCAGTTTCCGCGCTGGATCAAGCCGGATACGCGCGGCCGGGCCCGGGTGGCGGACTGCGTGGCCCGGCTGGAGGACCACGTCGCATCGGTGGAATTCCGTCATCGCGCCTGGTTCGAAGGCGCGGAGGCCACGTCGACATTGGACTTCCTGCGGCAACTGCGCGCGGTCCATACCGTCGTGGATGCCCCGACGGCATCGGAAGACAGCGTGCCGGCGATATGGGAAACCACGCGCGACGATCTGGCCCTGGTGCGCATGCACGGACGCAATGCCGCGGCCTGGATGTCGTCCGGCAGCGCATCTTCCAGCCGGTTCAACTACGAGTACAGCGTGGCGGAACTCGAAGAAATGGCTCGCCGGGTACGGCAGCTGGCGCAACGCGTGCGCAAGACCCACGTGATTCTGAACACCAACTTCGAGGACCAGGGCATGCGCAATGCGCAAGGCCTGATGCAGGCCTTGCAGCGGGCCCTGCCGTAA
- a CDS encoding PA2169 family four-helix-bundle protein: MADRIVKLLNDLTETCKNGEKGFQVAAEDTKDPELRGLLQNRAQDCAAGAAELQAIVARLGGKPETGGSVAGAVHRGWVHLKAAVTGRSDAAILEECERGEDVAKQDYTNALREPLPEDIRAVVQRQYEGVLRNHDQIRALRDRYRANA, from the coding sequence ATGGCCGATCGTATCGTCAAACTGCTGAACGACCTGACCGAAACCTGCAAGAACGGCGAAAAGGGTTTCCAGGTGGCAGCCGAGGACACCAAGGATCCGGAGCTGCGGGGATTGCTGCAGAATCGCGCCCAGGATTGCGCGGCGGGCGCCGCGGAACTTCAGGCCATCGTTGCGCGGCTCGGCGGCAAGCCGGAAACCGGCGGTAGCGTCGCCGGCGCCGTGCATCGCGGCTGGGTTCACCTGAAGGCAGCCGTTACCGGACGCAGCGATGCCGCCATCCTGGAGGAATGCGAGCGCGGCGAGGACGTTGCCAAGCAGGATTACACCAACGCCCTGCGCGAACCCCTGCCCGAAGACATCCGGGCGGTGGTGCAGCGGCAATATGAAGGCGTGCTGCGCAACCACGATCAGATCCGCGCCCTGCGCGACCGCTATCGCGCGAACGCCTGA
- a CDS encoding DUF72 domain-containing protein: MAEHRQRSAVRIGISGWRYAPWRGRFYPKGLPQHSELAYAAHQVCTVEINGTFYSLQRPPLFARWRDETPGGFVFAVKGPRFITHTLRLRDIDEPLANFFASGVLALGEKLGPFLWQLPPTLPWDAARIEPFLDMLPRDTEAAARLARRHGPRMKGRSLTETDARRPVRHAVEIRHPSYARPEFIAMLRRYGVALVTADTAGKWPLLEDPTADFAYVRLHGDKALYSSGYSEEAIADWARRIDAWSRGRTPRGARLAGPRPRPSGARDVYCYFDNDVKVMAPRDARALMSALRLPMQPVTESGAPA; the protein is encoded by the coding sequence ATGGCTGAACATCGGCAACGATCCGCGGTTCGCATCGGCATTTCAGGATGGCGCTACGCACCCTGGCGCGGGCGCTTCTATCCGAAGGGCCTGCCGCAGCACAGCGAACTGGCCTACGCCGCGCATCAGGTATGCACGGTCGAAATCAACGGCACGTTCTATTCGCTGCAACGCCCGCCGCTGTTCGCCCGCTGGCGCGATGAAACCCCCGGCGGCTTCGTCTTCGCGGTCAAGGGGCCGCGATTCATCACGCACACGCTCAGGCTGCGCGACATCGACGAACCCCTGGCGAATTTTTTCGCCTCGGGCGTGCTGGCGCTGGGGGAAAAGCTCGGGCCATTCCTCTGGCAGTTGCCGCCCACCCTGCCCTGGGATGCGGCGCGCATCGAACCCTTCCTGGATATGCTGCCGCGCGACACGGAAGCCGCCGCGCGCCTGGCGCGGCGACACGGCCCGCGGATGAAAGGGCGCAGCCTGACCGAAACGGATGCCCGGCGTCCCGTGCGCCACGCCGTGGAAATCCGCCATCCCAGCTACGCCCGTCCGGAATTCATCGCGATGCTGCGACGGTACGGCGTGGCGCTGGTCACGGCGGATACCGCGGGAAAATGGCCTTTGCTCGAGGACCCGACAGCCGACTTCGCCTACGTCCGCCTGCATGGCGATAAAGCGCTGTACAGCAGCGGCTACAGCGAAGAGGCCATCGCGGACTGGGCACGCCGCATCGACGCCTGGTCCCGGGGCAGGACGCCGCGCGGAGCGCGCCTGGCCGGCCCGCGTCCGCGGCCATCGGGGGCTCGCGATGTCTATTGTTATTTCGACAACGATGTGAAAGTCATGGCGCCGCGCGACGCGCGCGCATTGATGAGCGCGCTGCGCCTGCCCATGCAGCCGGTCACGGAATCCGGCGCGCCGGCCTAG
- a CDS encoding ATP-dependent helicase, which yields MSERPADVPDPLADLNPSQREAAEYGAGPRDDGPLLVIAGAGSGKTSTLAHRVANLILRGADPQRMLLLTFSRRAAIEMERRVGAVLQKVLRLGAGHVPPALPWAGTFHAIGARLLREFAPRIGLAEAFTIHDRGDSEDLMGMLRHELGLSSTESRFPLKGTCLSIYSRVVNSQAPLDGILKDVYPWCAQWEDELKRLFRAYVEAKQAQQVLDYDDLLLYWSEMMVHPDIAGDVGGRFEHVMVDEYQDTNRLQAAILLAMKPDGRGLTVVGDDAQAIYSFRAATVRNILDFPGQFKVPAKVVTLERNYRSTQPILDASNAVIALARERHAKQLWTERKSSNRPKLVTVSDEAGQARWVADQVLAQREAGATLKSQAVLFRASGHSAAVELELTRRNIPFVKFGGLRFLEAAHIKDLLALLRWAQNPRGRMSGFRVAQLVPGVGPATAARLLDAMDGAPDPLAALDAFKPGSAAREDWQGFAQAYKDLCAPGLAWPADLDVALRWYAPHLERLYEDARVRRADLDQLARIASGYASRERFLTELTLDPPDATSAESGAPLRDEDYMILSTIHSAKGQEWKSVYVLNVVDGCIPSDMATGSAEEIEEERRLLYVAMTRAKEELHLIVPQRFYVHQQTGMGDRHVYGSRTRFIPDNLAPLFEALPKPPELPPMRGAAPTPVAQVDVAARLRRLF from the coding sequence ATGTCCGAACGTCCCGCCGATGTGCCCGATCCTCTCGCGGACCTCAATCCCAGCCAGCGCGAAGCGGCCGAATACGGTGCCGGTCCGCGGGACGATGGGCCGCTGTTGGTCATCGCCGGCGCCGGTTCGGGCAAGACGAGCACGCTGGCTCATCGGGTCGCCAACCTGATCCTGCGCGGCGCGGATCCACAGCGCATGCTGCTGCTGACTTTCTCCCGGCGCGCGGCCATCGAAATGGAAAGGCGCGTCGGCGCGGTGCTGCAGAAAGTCCTGCGGCTGGGCGCCGGCCACGTGCCGCCCGCCTTGCCGTGGGCGGGCACCTTTCACGCCATCGGCGCCCGCCTGCTGCGTGAATTCGCGCCGCGCATCGGCCTGGCGGAAGCGTTCACCATCCACGATCGCGGGGATTCCGAAGACCTGATGGGGATGCTGCGCCACGAGCTGGGGTTGTCGTCGACCGAATCCCGTTTCCCGTTGAAGGGAACCTGCCTGTCCATCTATTCGCGCGTGGTCAACAGCCAGGCGCCGCTGGACGGTATCCTGAAGGACGTCTATCCCTGGTGCGCGCAGTGGGAGGACGAACTCAAGCGCCTGTTCCGCGCCTATGTCGAGGCCAAGCAGGCGCAGCAGGTCCTGGACTACGACGATCTGCTGCTTTACTGGTCTGAAATGATGGTCCATCCCGACATCGCCGGCGACGTAGGCGGTCGTTTCGAACACGTCATGGTGGACGAGTACCAGGACACCAACCGCCTGCAGGCCGCCATCCTGCTGGCCATGAAACCCGACGGCCGCGGCCTGACGGTGGTGGGCGACGACGCTCAGGCCATCTATTCCTTCCGCGCGGCGACGGTACGCAACATCCTGGATTTTCCCGGACAGTTCAAGGTGCCGGCCAAGGTGGTCACGCTGGAGCGCAACTATCGCTCGACGCAACCCATCCTGGATGCCTCCAACGCCGTCATCGCGCTGGCGCGCGAACGGCATGCCAAGCAGCTGTGGACGGAGCGCAAGTCCTCGAACCGGCCCAAACTGGTCACGGTCAGCGACGAAGCCGGCCAGGCCCGCTGGGTGGCGGACCAAGTCCTGGCGCAGCGCGAGGCGGGCGCCACGCTGAAGTCGCAGGCGGTGCTGTTTCGCGCTTCCGGCCACAGCGCGGCGGTCGAACTGGAACTGACCCGCCGCAACATTCCCTTCGTCAAGTTCGGCGGCCTGCGCTTTCTGGAGGCTGCCCACATCAAGGATCTGCTGGCGCTGCTGCGCTGGGCCCAGAACCCGCGCGGCCGCATGTCCGGGTTCCGCGTGGCGCAACTGGTGCCGGGCGTCGGGCCGGCGACGGCCGCGCGCCTGCTGGATGCGATGGACGGTGCGCCCGATCCCCTGGCGGCCCTGGACGCGTTCAAGCCCGGCAGCGCCGCGCGCGAGGATTGGCAGGGATTCGCCCAGGCCTACAAGGATTTGTGCGCCCCCGGCCTGGCGTGGCCGGCGGACCTGGACGTCGCCTTGCGCTGGTACGCGCCGCACCTGGAGCGCCTGTATGAGGACGCGCGCGTTCGCAGGGCCGACCTGGATCAGCTTGCCCGCATCGCGTCCGGCTATGCGTCGCGCGAACGCTTCCTGACGGAGCTGACGTTGGATCCGCCCGACGCGACCAGCGCGGAATCCGGCGCGCCGCTGCGCGACGAGGACTACATGATCCTGTCGACCATCCACTCGGCCAAGGGGCAGGAGTGGAAGTCGGTCTACGTACTCAACGTGGTGGACGGCTGCATTCCATCGGATATGGCGACGGGCTCGGCCGAAGAGATCGAGGAAGAACGCCGCCTGCTGTATGTCGCGATGACGCGCGCCAAGGAAGAGCTGCACCTGATCGTGCCGCAGCGATTCTATGTGCACCAGCAGACCGGCATGGGCGACCGGCACGTTTATGGGTCACGCACGCGGTTCATCCCGGACAACCTGGCGCCGTTGTTCGAAGCCTTGCCCAAACCGCCCGAACTGCCGCCCATGCGGGGCGCCGCGCCCACACCCGTGGCCCAGGTGGATGTGGCGGCGCGGCTGCGCCGGCTTTTCTAG